The nucleotide sequence gagaaacatgagagtgacagacacagaaagacacatGGAGAGATCTTCAGAGAGATCTAGAAAGAGATCTTCAGAAAAAGAACGGGAGGGGAGACAGCAGcatagagaaagggaggaaaatatACTTCGAGGCCAGGACAGACAATGACAAGCCCACAGAAGAGGGAGACGGGCTGAGagcaagaagcagagagagacagacacacccCGCATGGCTGGGGAGGGCACACCAGTGGGGGctggcccttccccctcccagagCCCCCAACCCCGGCCACCTTGTCACAAAAGATCTTGATCTGGCAGATGGCTCGGTGCACCAGGCGCTCGGCGCCTGAGCCGCAGTCATAGGTGTCGATCTGCAGATTCAGGGGGACACCCTTTACCCCCTTCTGCGAGGAGAAGTCTGTGCTGAGGCAGTTGACACCGATGAACACCTGGGGACAGacaggggagctggagaaacAGCGGGCCCTGCGCCAGCCCTGCTGTCCCTCGAGCACTGCTCACTGAGCCTACTGTGCGCCCGGGCAGTGGCGCCCCTGGAAGGCACCCATCACCACCACCGATGGCCAGACTGGGGCTCGGGGTGGCGCGCCAGCCTTCCCCAGGGGACACAGGGGTGTGGGTGCGGCCCAGGGGGTGAGGCAGCTCCCACTAGACTGCCCAGGGCAGCCCAAAGGATCAAGGCCCTGAGAGGGAGATGAGGGGTCCCTCAGGGGCTTTCATGAAAGTCCAGAGCCTCATTGTTCTGCCACCCAGAGTGAGGAGGTATGGAAGGGCCATAGCCCTTTCCCCCTGGGTCCGGAAGACCACCTTCCCACTGACCTCGAGCCACAGAGGTGAGACCCTGCCCCTCTGCGCCCTTGCCTACCAGCGCCAGCCATCACTGGACCTGTCCCCCGCCTtttacagccaaggaaacaggGGCTCTGAGTAGAGGGGTCAGCTGCAGATGTTTCCACATGGCAGCAGAATGAGCCTGGACATGGGGCCACCCGGACTGGAGTTGGGAAACTGGGCTCGGCCACTCACTGGCCATGTGGCTTTAGAAGAGTACAATAACCtcacagagcctcagtttccttacctgcaaaatggggataattaaaCCTACTGCGTGTGGCTGTGAGGGCGCATGGAGCCCCTAGTGGGCTTGGCATGTTATGGCCTGTTGTGGTGAGTGGGACCACAGGAGTCTCAACCCAAAGCCTAGGAGGCCCAGTCTGGGGTGAGTCCCAGCCCAGAGACTCCCTGGCAGGCTCGCCTGGTGACTCTCTACCTGACTGACTCCTCCCTGGGGTGCCAGAACCAGACCCCACTCCAGACTGGCCACTGTTCCTTGGGACGTTTCCCTTGGAAGTGATCCTGACCTGCCCAggtaggggtggggtgtggggccTTTGTggacccccttccctcctctgctgtgGGGGCCAGGCCCCCAGACGCATACCAGACATACCTCCCCCTCAGCCAACTCAGCCCTAATGCAGCTCCCACCCAGCTCACACCTGAGAAAGACCCACGCCTGGGGGCTTCAGGGGCTGTGAGAAAATCCCAACCGAAACCCACCGCTCCCTTCCTACGAAACTCTTTCCCCGCCTCCCTCCcgctcctcctccagcccctggcatcTGTTTGAAAACTAATAATCCCTCACTTTTGTGCCTTCCTTTGTGTTTTCAGAGCCCCCTTCAGCTCTGTTTTCTCCAGGCAGCCTCGGCGGGGCAGCCAGTGAGGCCAGCCCTCCAGCTTGTCCAGGCCAGAAATGCCCTTGCCATGAGCTGGACCCAACCCTGGTCTGAGATGGTGGGCCTGGCCCAAGGAGACAAAGGAcaggcccaaggtcacccagcctgGGGTCTCAGACCAGTGCCCTTTCCACAATGCTGGCTCTCCAAACaggaaatcaaggcacagagaggcccAGAGGCACTCGGTGAGTTGGCCTTGGGCACTAAGTGGCTGGGATGAAAAAAATCACCAGAGGCTCCACTTTCAGGCCTCTCAGATGGGTCTGGCACTGGGCCTGTTTCTGAGAcatgcatgatcccagggaaTCTTCACCACAACCCTCGGAGGCAGACTATTGTTCCCTTTTTATGGTTGCCTTTTTAAGAAGTGAAGTCCCTGGGACTTCGGCCTCCTCTAGCAGAACCCAAAGCATTCTTCCTGCACCCCAACTGGCCTGCAAGTCGGGAAACCTGGCTCGGTTTTCCCTTCTGGTGAATGGGTGGGTGCCATTCACCACAACTGCCCCTATTGCTGAGCCAGGCTGGCTTCTACCCTTTACTTATCGCACGTGACCCTCATGTGAGCCCCTCAGTTGGTGCTATCGTTGGATCCCAAGTTTACAGGCAAGGCGCTGGTCCAAGGTCACAGGGCTGGGACATAGGCCTAGCCTTTCTGGAAGTCTGCACTTCTCTTTCACTCTGTATCCTGCCTCCTCCACAGGTGTTCTCATCAGAGCAGCTACCACAATTCTCGTTCCCTACCTGCGGACTTCTGAGGGGCCCAGCCCTGCCACAGCCATGCACTAACCTTGGCCTCCTCGTTGACATTCCACACGAAGGACAGGGCGTTGTAGGCTACCTCCTCAATGTGCTGCACAGTGTTGAAGTTTTCTTTGCAGTCAGCTGGAACCACAGGGGACCAGAAGGAGAGTCAGGAGGAAAGGGATCTGGGGACATGCTGGGAAAGAGGCTTTTAGGAGCCGGGTCTAATTCCTGGCAGGGACTTTTACCCTCTCCCCGCAGAACCATGCTTCAGTCTGGCAGGGGAGACTGACGGTCGTGCCCTGGgtaacagatgggaaaactgaggtccagccTGGGAAGCAGATGTGCCCAAACCCCACAGAGAATCCCTAAGTTGGCCAGCTAGGCCTGGGCCCTCATCACTTTTGGGTGGAGGTTTGTGTTTTCCGTGGGATTGGGACTTAGAGGGTCTCCCAGACACAGTAGGAGCAGAAGGAGTAAGAGCAGTGCCGGTGACGGTAAGGGGACTGGTAAGTCCAGGACTCCTCACGCCGAGCTACTGGCCGGACAGTGAGCAAACCGTGGGACGGCCACCACTCACTGAACAGTCTGGCAAGccctcacttaatcctcacaaggACACAATGAATCCTCAGTTTACAtgtggaaagaaaatgaagctcagagaagtctGGTCACTTGGCCAGGGTCCCCCGGCTTTCACAAAAAGGCACAGCAAGGACTGGAGCTCAGCTTTGGCCCCTGGACACAGGCTCCTGCCCACTGGCTGTGTGGTCTCTCAGACAAGTCATGCGAGTGTCCCCAGTGATCCGTTCTCCGACGCATGAGACTttaaggcagaggaaacagcactGGGCGCAGGCAGGGCAGCTGGCCCTGTTCTACTTGACAGCTCAAGAAACTGACGCCCAGAACGGGGAGGTGACACAGGTCTCACAGTCAAGAAGAGTGATGGAGCCAGAACCTGGAGGCTGGAGGATGGGCGCTGCCTCCCGCACAGCCCAGGGCCCACGACAGGGATAAGGTAGCACCCTTGTCCCTTCCCCCTGTCCCTTCTCCGGGCCCTGCTGACAGAACCCCAGGGGCCCAGCTCCCAAAGCAAAACTGCCTTGCACTATCCTTCCAACTTTCCAAATCGGGCTCTGTGGTCTTAGGCATTTGTATCTCAATGGGCTAAGCCCCGACCCCCACCGGGACACAAAGGCCAGCCTCCCAGGGGTCTATTTATCAGACACTCCTGAGGTCTCTAGGGCACTGTTTAccccaaagcaaacagaaaagagGCCCCTGCTTCCAGCCCACAGATGCAAATCCCTGCAAACGCCCCCGCAGTGCAGGATCTGCAGACCCGGGCCAGGCAGACAGCTGGGGTGAGAACTCAGTTCTGCAGAGATCacagggggctggggaagggggcaaggCCAGAAAGGCCTGAttgggctctgtgtgtgtgtgtgtgtgtgtgtgtgtgtgagagagagagagagagacagagagagagagacagagagagagagagagaaagacagaaaccGAGAGACTGGGAAGGGGGTCTGAGGGGACTCTCACCTACGTCGATGACACGCTGCTTGGCAGTGGGTTGCCGGGAATGCCAATGCTTCCAGAAACGCAGCTGCTCCACGGGCACCTTCTCGTTGTCGAAGACCACCATCACCACACTCTGCAAGCACAGCGGGCCGCCGTGACCCTCAGCCTCAGGAGAGACCCAGGCAGTCCCAGTCCCCTCCCAGAGCCCTGGTCCAGCGCTCCTGCCCTTTCACCTCCGCGTCCCCCATTCCATGGCATTGGCACCCTCTCCCTAGGGTCCTTGTCAGTCCGGGCCAGCCCAACCATCCTAGCTGCTGCGCGAGCTGCTCTGGGGACAAGATACCTTGACTTTGTTGGAGGACAAGGCAAGGCCCTTGCCACCTGCCGGGGTCCGCAGTGTGATGGGGTAGAACTGGCCCTTGTTGAGGTAGGCCATCGGCGACTCTCCTGACTTGATATGGATGGCTTTGGGGGAGCCCAGGGTATATTCAAAGTCactgcagggaggagagggagaggacaatgaggctgagcaatcaggcagGAGGATCCCAGAAGGCAGTGCGGTAGGAGGCAGAGCTGTGCTGTGGATTTGCTGTGGGACTTCGGGAAACCATTCTACCTCCcggggcctcagtctcctcatttttGGAGTTTCTATTTAATGGTTTCATTGAGCCACAATTCTGCTGAATAACAAATAAGAGAGAGCCCTGAGGGGAGACAGAGTCCTAGGGGAGATGAAGGGCAACAGAACTTCAATTTTTTAACTGTTAGGGCTCCAAGCTCCCTGTCACAGCCCAAGAAAGAAGCGTGGAAATCGGCCTCTTTCCTTTCACATGCCTTCACTCCCCTCTTTCCATTCACTGATGATGCCTGCTCTGGGGATGGTGTGAGGCTCTGTCTGTAGTCTCTGCCTGCAGTCCAAGGGGCCAAGGTTCCAGAGGGGCTGAGTTACCTCTTGGGGCTGGGATAGTCCTCTGGACACGGGGGTTCTGGGGATGTTTTCAGGATATCTGGGAAGAGCAGCGACTGCAGAGAAACACAATTCAGAGAGAATAAATGGCCACGTTCAGGCAGCTGGAGCCTCATCCCAGAGCTGTCCCATATAGCCGTGCAGGTTATGCAGTGTACAACTGGGACAACAGTACATGGCAGACCTGCCTTGGATCTAGGACTTTTTATCCCCAGGATTCCAAACCTCTGATCTCCTCActgtcttctctccttctgcacaGGCATGCACATATCCAGGGATGCTGTGAGGGGTAGGGGAGTGGGCCCTCACCTCCTGTGGGTCATCTTTGAAGGTGCTGTCAGGCTGCCAGCGCTGTGTGGGTGGCACCCCAGGAATGCTCTCAAACAAGGAGTTGAGGGAGCTGTTATCGTACATATCACTGGCGGGCAGCAGGTAGCTGTCCACAGAGCCAGCTTCCAGCTTGCTGGGGCCAGCGGGGAGGGGAGCTGCCTTGCCCGGAGTGGGCACGGACCCCTCCAAGCTCATCAGGTTATTCTTCTTGAGCACATCTGGGTACTCTGGGGTTCCAGACACATTCTCTGTCAGGAATTTCATGAGATGCGTGGGGCTTTCAAGGGGAGCGAGGTCCATCTCATATTCCATGCCATGGTAGTacctggggagagaggagggctgGGTGAGTGCACCTCTTCTCTCTGAGGGGCGAGGGGACCCTCAGCTGGACTGGAGGGTGACCATCACGCGGACCCACTGACCTTTAATCCCACGTAATGTTAGATCTTCCCAACATGCATGAAGCAAGACATGGTAATAAGCCAATTTGTCACAgggatgagcagggaggagggctcAGGGTAGAGCGGAACAAACATCTGCTTTGTCTTTTACAGTACTTGGTcgttttaaaaactgaaagatcatttatttcttatcCAGAATCAAATGTCCCCACCTTAAAACAACTGCACTGAGTCACCTACacagtatgtgtatgtgttggcgggggggggggggggcggcggcgcaaTGGATATTACAGTTAATGTGGTACAGTTAATATATGTTAAGAAAAAGGTCTAGAAGGATACACTCCAAACTGTTAAGGTGGGCAGGGAGTAGGATTACGGGAAACTTTTACTTTCCACTTTATACATTTCTATAGAGTTTGAATACTTTGTAACCAATGGATATTACTTTTGTAATCCGCAAAGctaacaacatttttaaaaattagttttcagAAAAAGCCTATGCACAACCCTATGGTTCGTATCCTGGAGGGGCCCTGAGCTGGCTTTGTGAGCAATAATGCCTGCCTTAGCAGCTTGGATTttccagaaggcagagaggggcCTAGATGTTTTCCCAGCAgatgtgggcaggggaggggcgggggggcggtgATTGTGGGAGGAAGAGTAGAGAAAGGGCAGGGTCCATCTAGTGTGATCTAGTCATAAGCCTGGCCTGGGCTGCCTTCTAAGAGGAGGGGAACATCAGTGCCCCGAGGCGCTCATGCCAGGCAGAGGCCCAAGAGAGCCGGAGGAAAGAAGTACCGgaatccaggtgcccctcccccaggccaggtcTCCCTCCACAGGGAGGCAGGTTTTGGAGTTAGGATAGAAAAGTCGCCTTCAGGGCTTGTTCTGGACCTTGGCTTTGAAGTTTGTTTTCTGTCAACTCTAGCCCACAGGGGCTGCAGGCTTCCTATGAGTGTGTGTGAGCTCTCACATGGACCAGGGTCTCATCATCCGCTTGGCGGGCCCTAGGCTCTTGCCTTCACAGACTCCTTCctccataaaaaatattttaaaattccttttacaACTGCACTGGTataaagacagataaaatcctgGTTGGATTatattcattgttttcttctgattttaaaataaattctaacaCTTCCATGGGCCCTAAGAGTCCCATGGGCCCTAGGCACTGAGCCTTCTGTGCCTGATGGTTAAGAGCccagtggagaggagaggagcatgAGAAAAGGGCTGAGATGGGGAGTTGGGCAAACCTCACCTCTTTCCTTGGTCGTTCCGGCCCCCAGTGCTAGAGGACAGGATCCGCTTCTCCTTGGGGCCCTGAGTGGAGAGGAAAGAGGGATTTATACATTTATAGCAAGATAATCCCTGTCCGGTGGACTTGGCCAGACGGAGGAGCTACCTTGGTCACTGGGCGAAAATCTGCCAGTCTTTGGAGTGGGCAAGCCATCATTTAGCCTGAGTCCCAAGTTAGAGAGTGAAAAGTAAGCCAGGATCGGCAGCTGGGCATCAAGGAACTTGAAGTCAGGCAGATCTGGCTTAGGTTCTAACTTTTCCAATTAAAAGTACTATGAATTCATTCTGAATGAATGACTCTACCTTTCCGAGACAGTTTCTTCATATTTCAAGTGGGGGATTATAATACTTACTTCAAGGGTATTTGGAGATTTACTAGTAAAAATAATGCtcgctgttttttgtttttttgttttttttttttaagatttatatatttgagagagagagagagagaaagggagggggtgcagagagacagaaggagagggagagacagaatctctagcagacttcccactgagtgaggaAGCCAAttccacaaccttgagatcatgacctgagctgaaatcaagagttggctgcttaactgactgagctacccaggtgtcccttgctggtttttatttttgagattttatttgtaagtactctctacacccaatataGGGCTTGAACACataaccccaagattaagagttgtattttctacagactgagccagcgaGGTGACCCTTGCTTGCTGTTTTTCAGTCTAGTACTTCTTGTGTACTTGACCCTGCATTAAGTGCCTTCTGTGTAGTCTCTAATTTAACCCCTACACCACTCTGTGATAGCTACTAATGTCATTTCCATtatatggatgaggaaactgaggcccggagggGGTCTGTTGTCTCAGTGGTTAGGAGCGTGGACTCTAGATCCAGATTTTTTGGGTTTCTTGGTTCAATTCCCAGATATGCCACGTACTGGCTATGTAACCCGGGGGGCAAGTCCCTTAATTTCTCTCTACCTCATTGTTCTCATCTGtataaggataataatagtaaaataatagtaaaaaaaataatagtaaaaccCACTCCAGAGATCATTGTGCATGCTTAGCCAGCACCCAGCACATGGAGAACACTATCTAAATGTGAATTTCATAATTATAATGTTGTCACATCTTAGAGCACTCAGGTCATTTCGACCTCTGGCTAATAAAGCCAGAACCAGGTCTCCAACCCAGCCTAGGGACTCCAATGCCTGGGCTCTTACTCACTCCCCGTGGGAGAGCATGCAGGAAGGCACCTGACACAGAGCCTGGCTTTCAGGAAGAAACCAAACACTGTTTCATTTAGAAGTATTTTACCCAAAACCACattgcctgtttgtggccagatCAGGTCCTAAACTCCCAACTCGGTACTCTCTGTACATCATGAGATCCTGTCCTTATTACCCACAGGGCTGTTCAGAACCCAGAGTCCTCGTGAAATGGAGAGGTGGGACAGGTGTTTTCACTAAAACCATGACCTCCAGAACCTGTCCCCACCATTCTGGCTCTAGGAATGGCCCAGGAAGATGGTACTGGATTTTACATTATGGTCCAACCTGTAAATCCCAGACTGGGGGTTAAATCCAGGCCAAGGATTCTGGCTCCCACCACGTCTCCAGTCTGAGATAGTCAATTCAAATTTCTTTTCCATCGGCCTGGGCCAAACACTATCAGCAGGCTGCTGGTCTACTGCAGAGGAAGTACGGTAGGGTAACCACACCGCTCCAGGGTGAGAACCAAAGCCAGAAAGAAAATTTGGGGCCTTCTTGTATCCAAGACCACACTTCTATCCTTGGCCTGTGAGTTTACACGGGCAGGGTGAGTTCCCCCTTGGGGTAATGTagataaaatatttcttgggtcAGTAAATTTGAGGGCTTATTTACAAGGTGGCTTTCAATCTTCAAGTTCAAAGCCAGCTATCTCAATAATTGGCTGTTTATGTTTCCCATTCTCAATTCTGGCAAAGTCTCTTGGAGCAATCACCCGGCCCAGGGAGAATGAGAAAGTTTGCTATCGTGGGATAATTCAGACGGATGGGTAGGGGCTGCGTGGAGTACTAGCTTGAGAAAGATTCTTCAGTCTCCTACGCCCCAGTGAGAAGGCAGGCTGGAATCCATGGGCAGTGTCTGGCACAGGAATGGGAAGAGGGGCTCTGGAACTGTGTTATGCACCTGTGATTGCCCACTGCCCAGATAGAGGAGGGTCTCAATCCTGTTCTCAAGGACTGACAGTCTCCCAGAATCAAGGCCAAGGCCCTGGAAACAATTAGAGAACCATAACGACGGTCTGTCAGGAGGGGTTACATTACATATAATGGCAGCAAGGATAGGGAGGAGAATCAGACACTCCAGAGAGGGACAGGTGATGTGACAGCCCAGCTTCCAAAGGAAAGTGAccttgagaagaaaaggaaaggattcGGGAGCAGAAGCCATGTTCTatgtggtggggtggggatgacAGGGCAGCTGGGATGATCTAAGGGACAGGGGCAGAAAGAAGATGGCAGGCTGCGCGTGCTGCTGGGAGGGGCTGTGTGTGGCCAAGGCATTGAGCCCTTCCATCGATACACACTGGGTGCTGCGCGTGTGGCAAGCAGGATGGGGTGCTGAGGACTGAGTAACGATTACCACATGCTTCCTGTCCTCCAAGAGCTCAGTCATgggggaaatgaaggaaaaaatgcatGGCCAGCAACTTTCTAAACACAGAGTCAAGGACAATGATGGGAGTTGCTGAGGGTCCCCAGAGAAACAGGATGGGAAACTcaagtcttccctcttctcagTGAAGGAATGAAGTGACCttg is from Meles meles chromosome 1, mMelMel3.1 paternal haplotype, whole genome shotgun sequence and encodes:
- the GRHL3 gene encoding grainyhead-like protein 3 homolog produces the protein MSNELDFRSVRLLKNDPVNFQKFPYTSEDEAWKTYLENPLTAATKAMMRVNGDDDSVAALSFLYDYYMGPKEKRILSSSTGGRNDQGKRYYHGMEYEMDLAPLESPTHLMKFLTENVSGTPEYPDVLKKNNLMSLEGSVPTPGKAAPLPAGPSKLEAGSVDSYLLPASDMYDNSSLNSLFESIPGVPPTQRWQPDSTFKDDPQESLLFPDILKTSPEPPCPEDYPSPKSDFEYTLGSPKAIHIKSGESPMAYLNKGQFYPITLRTPAGGKGLALSSNKVKSVVMVVFDNEKVPVEQLRFWKHWHSRQPTAKQRVIDVADCKENFNTVQHIEEVAYNALSFVWNVNEEAKVFIGVNCLSTDFSSQKGVKGVPLNLQIDTYDCGSGAERLVHRAICQIKIFCDKGAERKMRDDERKQFRRKVKCPDSSSSGIKGCLLSGFRGNETTYLRPEADLETPPVLFIPNVHFSSLQRPGGAVPSAGQSSSNRLPLKRTCSPFAEDFEPLPSKKTKEDDLQRVLLYVRRETEEVFDALMLKTPDLKGLRNAISEKYGFPEENIYKVYKKCKRGILVNMDNNIIQHYSNHVAFLLDMGELDGKIQIILKEL